The Candidatus Effluviviaceae Genus V sp. DNA segment CACCGGGGGGCGTCGGGTACGACATCAACTGCGGCGTCCGACTTGTGACCTCGACGATGCACGCGCCGGAGGTCAGGGAGCGCATCGGCGAGCTGGTCGACAGGCTGTTCCGGGATGTGCCTTCTGGCGTCGGGTCGAGCGGCGCCATCGGGAAGCTCTCCCGGCGGGAGCTCGAGCGCGTCGCCGCCGAGGGAGCCGCGTGGGCCGTGGCGCGCGGCTACGGAACGGAGCAGGACCTCGAGCGCACGGAGGAGCGGGGGCGACTCCCCGGCGCCGATCCCTCGACGCTCAGCGACCGGGCGGTGAAGCGCGGCCTCGACCAGGTCGGCACGCTGGGGTCTGGGAACCACTTCCTTGAGATCGGCGTTGTCGACGAGATCTACGAGCAGTCCGCGGCACAGCGCTTCGGTCTCGAGCCCGACAGCGTGACGCTCATGGTGCACTCCGGGTCACGCGGGTTCGGGTATCAGGTCTGCGACGACTCGCTGGAGGTCATGCAGCGGGCGGTCTCGCAGTACGGCATCGAACTGCCGGACCGGCAGCTCGCCTGCGCGCCGGTCGAGTCGCCCGAGGGCGGCCGGTATCTCAGCGCGATGGCGTGCGCCGCGAACTACGCGTGGGCCAATCGCCAGGTGATGATGGTGCTGGCCATGCGCGCCGTGGCATCCGAGATGGGAGCGTCTCCCGAGGACCTGGGTCTCACCCTGCTCTACGACGTATGTCACAACATCGCGAAGCTCGAACGGCACGTCGTCGACGGTGAGAAGCGCACACTCTGCGTGCACAGGAAGGGCGCGACGCGGGCGTTCCCGCCTGGTCACGACGCCGTTCCGAGCGCGTTCCGCGACATCGGTCAACCCGTGCTGATCCCCGGGGACATGGGTCGCCATTCGTTCGTCTGCGCCGGTACCGAGACCGCGTACAGAGAGACGTTCGGGAGCACCTGTCACGGCGCGGGGCGCGTGCTCTCACGTTCGAAAGCGAGAAAGACCTCGGGCCGGAATCTCGAGGAGGAGCTGGCACGGATGGGCGTGACGGTCCGCGCGACGGGGAAGCGCACGCTCGCGGAGGAGATGCCGCACGCCTACAAGGACGTCGCCGACGTCGTCGACGTCGTCGAGCGGGCGGGGCTGGCCGTCAAGGTCGCCCGGCTCAAGCCCATCGGTGTGGTGAAGGGGTAGCGGGGGCATGTCGTGAAGAACCTGGAGATCGCCGGCATCTTCGAGCATCTGGCCGACGTCATCGAGATCAAGGGGGGCGAGCCCTTCCGCGTGAATGCCTACCGGCGCGCCGCCCGCGTCCTGAGCGACCTCCCGGAGGACATCGCGGCCGTCGCCGAGGAGGGACGGCTGACGGAGCTCGCGGGCGTCGGGAAGGGGACGGCGGCCAAGATCGAGGAGTATCTCGAGACGGGAGCGGTCTCCGCGTACGATCAAGAGATGAAGGGCGTGCCCGAGGGGCTGCTCGAGCTTCTCGCGATCCCCGGTCTCGGCCCCAAGACGATCGGCCTCCTCTGGCGCGAGCTCGACGTCCGTTCGGTCAAGGGACTGCGCCGGGAGCTCAGGCGCGGCTCGATTCCAACTCTGCCCGGCATGGGCGCGAAGAAGGCCGAGAACATCGCCGCGGGCCTCAGGGCCTATGCGTCGCGTTCGGGAAGGTCGACCCTCGGTTCGATCCTCCCCACGGCCGAGGCCATACTCACGGATCTTCGAGGGCACGACGCCGTGCTCGCGGCGGACCTGGCGGGGTCGGTCCGGCGGAGACGGGAGACGATCGGCGACATCGATGTGCTGGCGGCGAGCAACCGCCCCGGGGAGGTCATCGAAGCGTTCACGGAGCTCTCCTGCGTCGAGGAGGTTCTCGCCTCCGGTGAGACGAAGGCGAGCGCGCGCGTCGAGGGAGCGCTGCAGGTCGACCTCCGCGTCGTCGAGCCGGCGTCCTACGGTGCGGCGCTTCTCTACTTCACGGGTTCCAGGGACCACAACGTGCATCTGAGAGGTCTCGCGCAGGAGCGCGGCGCCAGACTGAATGAGTACGGCCTCACGAAGGGCGGCCGGAAGCTGGCAGGCCGCACGGAGGAGGCCGTCTACCACAAGCTGGGACTCGCGTACATCCCGCCGGAGCTCAGGGAGGACCGCGGCGAGATCGAGGCCGCGGCGGAGGGGGAGCTTCCCGACCTCCTGACAGTCGACGTCCTTCGGGGCGACCTCCACGTTCACTCCGACTGGAGCGACGGACTCGCCGGCATCGAGACGGTCGCCCGGGCGGCGAAGTCACGCGGGTACTCCTACGTGGCCATCACGGACCACAGCCATTCGCTGGGCGTGGCGAACGGGCTGTCGGTCGAGCGCCTCCGGAAGCAGAGGAAGGAGATCGAGAGGGTCAACCGCTCCGTCAAGGGGATCAGGGTGCTCGCCGGCACCGAGGTCGACATCCTCTCCGACGGGACGATCGACTTCCCGGACGAGGAACTCGCGCGCCTCGACGTCGTGGTCGCTTCGATCCACAGCGGCTTCCGGCAACCCGAGGACAGGATCACGAAGCGGATGGTGGCGGCGTGCGGGAACCCCCACGTCGACATCATCGCGCACCCGACCGGCAGGCTGCTCGAGCACCGTGAGCCGTACGCCGTCGACCTCGAACGCGTGATGGCCGCCGCGGCCGAGACAGGAACGGCGCTCGAGATCAACGCGCATCACGAGCGTCTGGACCTCAACGACGTCAACGCGCGGCGGGCCGTGCAGATGGGCGCGTCCCTCGTCATCAACACGGATGCACACAACACGGACCAGCTCTGGTCGATCGAACTCGGTGTCGCGACCGCCCGTCGGGGCTGGGTCGAGTCCGGGGACGTCCTGAACACGCTCACACCGGCGAAACTCCTGAAGCGGCTGTCGGACGGCCGAGCGTCCGCCTGACTCCCCAGGACAGACCAGGACCGT contains these protein-coding regions:
- a CDS encoding RNA-splicing ligase RtcB codes for the protein MRVPGLIYADERLMRHIRTERSPQQVANVAHLPGIVGRSMAMPDIHWGYGFPIGGVAATDPAEGGVVSPGGVGYDINCGVRLVTSTMHAPEVRERIGELVDRLFRDVPSGVGSSGAIGKLSRRELERVAAEGAAWAVARGYGTEQDLERTEERGRLPGADPSTLSDRAVKRGLDQVGTLGSGNHFLEIGVVDEIYEQSAAQRFGLEPDSVTLMVHSGSRGFGYQVCDDSLEVMQRAVSQYGIELPDRQLACAPVESPEGGRYLSAMACAANYAWANRQVMMVLAMRAVASEMGASPEDLGLTLLYDVCHNIAKLERHVVDGEKRTLCVHRKGATRAFPPGHDAVPSAFRDIGQPVLIPGDMGRHSFVCAGTETAYRETFGSTCHGAGRVLSRSKARKTSGRNLEEELARMGVTVRATGKRTLAEEMPHAYKDVADVVDVVERAGLAVKVARLKPIGVVKG
- the polX gene encoding DNA polymerase/3'-5' exonuclease PolX, with product MKNLEIAGIFEHLADVIEIKGGEPFRVNAYRRAARVLSDLPEDIAAVAEEGRLTELAGVGKGTAAKIEEYLETGAVSAYDQEMKGVPEGLLELLAIPGLGPKTIGLLWRELDVRSVKGLRRELRRGSIPTLPGMGAKKAENIAAGLRAYASRSGRSTLGSILPTAEAILTDLRGHDAVLAADLAGSVRRRRETIGDIDVLAASNRPGEVIEAFTELSCVEEVLASGETKASARVEGALQVDLRVVEPASYGAALLYFTGSRDHNVHLRGLAQERGARLNEYGLTKGGRKLAGRTEEAVYHKLGLAYIPPELREDRGEIEAAAEGELPDLLTVDVLRGDLHVHSDWSDGLAGIETVARAAKSRGYSYVAITDHSHSLGVANGLSVERLRKQRKEIERVNRSVKGIRVLAGTEVDILSDGTIDFPDEELARLDVVVASIHSGFRQPEDRITKRMVAACGNPHVDIIAHPTGRLLEHREPYAVDLERVMAAAAETGTALEINAHHERLDLNDVNARRAVQMGASLVINTDAHNTDQLWSIELGVATARRGWVESGDVLNTLTPAKLLKRLSDGRASA